The segment CTGCGCAGGAGTTTGACGACGACAAGTACCCCGACGACTTGGACTTGATCGGTGACGATGCCGATGGGGCGAAAATCGCCCAATACCGCGAAGCGCTCCTCGAGGACGCCCGTGAACGCCAGCGCATCACGGTCGATGAAGAAGTGATTCGAGAGTCTGCGATGGGGGACGCCGTAGACATGTTCTCGAAGGCACTCAGAGACGTCAGGGATGGCGATATCAACCTCCAGCAGATGGACGACCAGCAAGTCGCGGTGCAGGCTGAACAGCTGATTCAGGACGCTGCACAAGCCTCTGTAGACGATGCTGATGGGGGCGATGAGTAATGAGTGACGCACAGAACTGGACGGCCACAGACCTCCAGCAAGCCCTCATCGAGAAGGCCAGCAACGGCGAAGTCGGCGCTCCACCAGAAGTCCTGAGCGCGCCGACGAGACAGACAGCACTGGCCCTCGCCAACTACGTCCTCTACTACAACAGCGACGACCCGGAGAACCCAGACGACATCGAAGAAGACGGTATGTACCAGCTGCTGCTCAGTCGTCTCGAGACGCTGACCGCTCATGAAGCCGTGCGGTCGGGAGACGTGTCCTCGATGCGCGGTATCGCGGGTGCGCCGACCGGAGACGGGGACACAGACACCAGCAGCTGGCGCGCCGCGGACATCATCACGCGCGATCTGTGGAAGCCAGACGACCGCGACAATATGCTGAACATGATCCTATACGGCCCTACTCCCTCCATTAAGAAAGGGTCGAACACCGGTACTGGGAAGTCAGACTTCGCATACACACTCGCCGAGGGCGGGCGGCGTGCCTACAACGGAGAGCTGGAGATCGCGACGAACAACGACACAGACCCGTTCAAGCAGGTGGAGAAGTGGAGTGAAGCCGAAGAGTGGATGCAAGAGACGGATGGCCCGAAACTTCTGATTCTCGACGAAGCAGCCCAGGGCTTGAAACACCAGGACATGAGTGCAGGGGACGTTCTCGGGCTGGCTATCCGCCTGATGCGGAAGTACAATTGCCACCTCGTGCTGATTTCGCACACGGGGAAGGACATCCCGAAGGACATCCGCCGGCAAGTCGTGTACGCCAGGAAGGAGGACAAGAAGGGGGCGAAGCTCGGGAACAAATTGGAGGAAGACCCGAGTGGAGAGATGCGAATCAAGAACGTCGAGTACGAACTCGGTCGCATCCCACCCACCAACATAGAATACGACAGCTATGACGATAAGGGCGAGTTCGAGTGGGACATCGACGGTGAGGACGAGGAAAAAGAGGTTGTCGATGAGAAACCGCAGTGCCAGGCTGAAACGAATTCAGGGAGTCAGTGCCCGAATGATGCGAAACATCCGTCCGGTGACCCCTTGGTTTGTGTGAATCACCGGCATAAGTTGGATGAGATTGTCGAGAACGAGTGATTCGCTTTCGCTTCGCGTGCGCACACGTGGTCGCCCGCGCATTGAGTCGCGGTACACCCCCCTCCCCCTCATGTTGTTTTAAGAATTAGCTGAAACGACAGCCACCAGTGCGAGGAACGCTGTACCGGCTACGAACAGTCCGATCATGATATGGAAACCGCTGTCCCAAACGAGTCGCTCGTAGAGTGGGATCGCGAGCATCGTGTTGTTCACTACCGCGAAACCGAGTGTCGATGCGTAAACGGGCAGTGCAAGCGCGCGGTAGTCGCTTGGAAGGATTCGATACCCAGCGTACAGAATTGCCAGCACAAGCAAGACCCGGGGGAATAGAGAGGCGAGAGTGAGCTCGTGAGCAGTCACACCCATGGCTGAGAGCGCCGAATCCACCAATTCGAGATAGCCTTTCGTCGCTGGATTCACCTCGCCCACACGCGGGTTCGACTCGCTTAGTTCTCGAGCGAGGGACAGAGCGGCATACGTAGACGCTGCGTCACCGACGGCGAGTGCGGTGATCGCAGCCCAGAGCGCACGCGAGTGCGATTCGAGCGTACGGACGAAGCTGTGGAAGCGGGGGAAAAGCTGTGTTTGGTTTTTCGATTGGAATGTTTTTGTTGACATACCACACGATAGTGTCTCACTAGGTTTAATTCAAACGGGAGGGCTGGGAATTATCTTCAGGCAGAGAAAGTGACGGGCATAGCCACCGCGAGACGACTCTGTCGGTGAAAAACGCGGTTCTGCCGGGAACACAACAGGTATCCCTAAACCGCAGTAAAAACGCCCCACGTCCGGGATTTCAATGGTTCCGAAAGACGGGCGGAAATCAGGGACGGAGCGTGTGCATCGGTTTGTACGCCGTGGCTGGTTTAGATGACGCGGTTCTGGAGGTAGTCGAGGTGCTTCGCGTTGTAGACGATCTTGACCTCGTCGGCGGTCGGGGAGCCGATGCATGTCAGGCGCACGTTCTTCTCCTCGACCTCCTCGTCGGAGAGGATCTGCTGCATGTCCATGTCGATGTCGCCCTCCATGACGATGGCGGCGCAGTTCGCACACGCGCCAGCGCGGCAGGAGAAGGGCCAGTCGTAGCCCTGGGCCTCCGCGGCCTCCAGGATGTACTCGCCCTGGTTGACCTCGAGGGAGCCGTAGTCCTCGTCGCCGAGGTCGGCGTCGGCGGCCTGCTCGAAGAGGTCGTCGTCGTCCATGTCCCAGCCGTGGTCGTCCAGCACTTCGTAGTTGAGGTATTCTACCGTGGGCATCACCCGACGGTTGGTTCCCCCTACCCTAAGAACTTGCTGTTCTGAGCCTCTCGAACATGTAGAATAATCCTGACAGACCGCTCCTGCCGTCGGCCACTACCCGTAGATGGGGAACACCGAGAACAGCAGGAACGACGCCGCCGCGGAGATGCTGGGGGTGAGTATCCACAGCGAGATGACGCGAGCGGTCGTCCCGGGGTTGAACAGGTCGCTCGCCTGGAGCTCGTCCGGCTCCTCCTCGCCGATCCGGGCGACCTCACCGCCGGGCTCGTCGGCACTGAGGGCCCCGCTCACGCTCTTCTTCGTGGCCACCTGCTCGGGAGCCTCGCCGCTGACGGCCTTCCCGGCTGCCTCGGTGAGCGTCGTCGTGCGGGTCGCGCGTCCCCAGCCGAGCCCGACGATGGCCATCGTCGCCGAGACCGCGAGCGAGGCTGGGATGCCGATGGCGGAGAGGAACGTGATGATGCTCGCGCTGACCACCTCGACGATGAGCGCGGCGAGCAGCGGCAGGTCGGTCAGGTCGTTGCCGACCGTGTCGAGGGTCCGTCGAGCGATGGTGAACGCGCCGAGCCCGATGGCCCCGCCGGCGAGCAGGATGCCGGGTTCGAGCCCGAGCTCGCCGCTCCCGACGAGTGGCGCGACCGCGTTCGCGACGTTCGACGCGCCGGCCGAGAACGCCATGTAACAGCCGATGACGACCACCATCACCTGGCCGACCCGCTGTTTCGTCGTGACGTTCCCGTCGGCGTCGGGTTCGAGGTCGACGTTCGAGGCGAGGTAGGGGTAGAAGTACCGGCCGACGACGGCACAGAGCCAGAACGCGACCACGGGGGCGATGAGCCACCACGAGATGATCTCGCCCATCTTCTCCATGTTCAGGCTGCCGCTCGCCGCACCGAGGCCGGCGATGGCTCCGACCGCGGTCATCGACGTGGAGGCCGGGACGCCGGAGAGGTTCGAGATGAGCAGGGCGAAACCCACGAAGAACAGCACCGCGACGCTCGCGGCCAGCGTGAACCGTGCCTGGGGGACGATCTGTCCCCCCATCGTGTTGACGACCTCCCGGCCGACGGTCCACCCCCCGAGCAGTGCGAACCCGGTCATCAGTCCGGCCGCCAGCAGCTTCGAGAGCGTCCCGCTGCCGACGGCCGGGCCGAACGCGACGCCGGTCGACGACCCACCGATGTTGAAGCCGACGAACACGGCGACGGCGATACCGACGGCGAAGAGGAGTTCGACCATGTTTACCACGTCGTATGGACACCCATCTTAAAATGGTGGTCCATGGGTCGCACGGAGCCCCGCGGCCCGGGTGACCGTGGCTCAGAGCGACGGGACGAACCGGAACAGCAGGAACGCCGCGACGGTCGCCAGCACCGGCACGATGTTCTGCATGGCGATGACACGGGCGGTCTCGCGCGGCTCGAACAGGTCGCTCGTCGCCGGGAGGTCCTCGGGGTCCTCGTCGCCCATCGGCGGGACCTCGGCCGTCTTCCCCTCCTCGACGCCCTCCGGCCGGGGGTCTGCGACCGTCGGGACGCTCTCGTCCTCCGCATCGGCCGCGAGAGCGCCGACGTTCGGGCGCTGGGGACGCTTCGGCCGCTGCCCCTCGACCGTATCAGCGAGCCGGACCGTCCGGGTCGCGCGTCCCCAGCCGAGCCCGACGATGGACATCGTCGCGACGACGACGAAGCTCGCGGGGATGCCGATGGCCGACAGCGCGGTGATGATGCTCGCGCTGACCACCTCGACGACGAGCGCGGCGAGCAGCGGCAGCTGGGTGAGGTCGTTGCCCATCGTATCGAGGGTGCGCCGTGCGATGGTGAACGCGCCGACGCCGATGGCCGCCCCTGCGAGCAGGATACCGGGCGTCATGGCGACGTACCCGCTCCCGACGAGCGGGGCGATGGCGTTCGCGACGTTCGACGCGCCGGCCGAGAACGCCATGTAACAGCCGATGACGACGACGAGTGCGGTGCCGACGAACTCACGGCGCGTCGTCCCGGGACCGAACACCGGCCGCGGAACCGCGCCGGAACGGTCCAGCACGAGCAGCGAGCCCTCCGTCTGGCCGACCGCGAACCGTTCGACCAGCGCGGGGTAGAGGTAGCGGCCGACGACCGCGCTGACCCAGAACGCGGCGACCGGCGCGACCACCCAGTAGCTCACGATGGTCAGCATCACGTCCACGTCGAGGTTGCCCTGGGCCAGCCCGAGCCCGGCGATGGCACCCACGCCGGTCATCGACGTCGACGCCGGGACGCCGACGAGGTTCGAGAGGAACAGCGCGAAGCCGATGAAGAACAGCACGGCGATGCTCGCCTCCAGCGTGAACGCGGACGACGGGACGATGCGCCCGCCCATCGTGTCGACGACGTTCCGGCCGACGGTGAGCCCACCGAGCAGGGCGAAGACGGTCATCAGCGCGGCGGCTCCGGCCTTGGAGACGACATCGCTCCCGACGGCCGGGCCGAACGCGACGCCGGTCGACGAGCCGCCGATGTTGAACCCGACGAACGCCGCGACGACGAGACCCACGACGAGCAGTGCTTCGACCACGAGCACATCTGGGGCTCGATATTACTTCAAAGATTGCGTCGATACGTCGGACGGTGAACCGGGACCGTCGCACTTACCTCCCGCCGTCGCCCACCCTCGGCCATGTTCCCCGAGTTCGAGGTCGTCCCCGCGGTCGACGTGCAGGACGGCGAGGTGGTCCAGCTGGTCCAGGGCGAGCGCGGCACCGAGAAGACCTACGGCGACCCCGTCGCGGCGGCCGAGCGGTGGGTCGATCAGGGCGCGCGGACCCTCCACCTGGTCGACCTCGACGGCGCGTTCGAGGGCGAGCGCGCGAACGCGCCGGCAATCGACGCCATCCTCGACGCGGTCGACGTGACCGTCCAGCTCGGCGGCGGCATCCGTACCGCCGAGGACGCCGTGGACCTGCTCGACCGCGGCGTCGACCGGGTCATCCTCGGCACCGCCGCCGTCGAGAACCCCGACATCGTCGCCGAGATCAGCGAGCAGTACCCCGACGGCGTGCTCGTGAGCCTCGACGCGAAAGAAGGCGAGGTGGTCGTCTCGGGGTGGACCGAAGGGACCGGGCTCGACCCCGCCGAGGCCGCCGGCCGGTACGAGGACCTCGGCGCGGCGGGCATCCTGTTCACCGACGTCGACGTCGAGGGTCGGCTCGACGGCGTCCAGACCGAGCCGGTCCGGCGGCTGGTCGAGGCGGTCGACATCCCGGTGGTCGCGAGCGGCGGCGTCGCCACGCTCGACGACGTGCGTGCGCTCCGTGGCGCGGGCGCG is part of the Haloarchaeobius litoreus genome and harbors:
- a CDS encoding AAA family ATPase; its protein translation is MSDAQNWTATDLQQALIEKASNGEVGAPPEVLSAPTRQTALALANYVLYYNSDDPENPDDIEEDGMYQLLLSRLETLTAHEAVRSGDVSSMRGIAGAPTGDGDTDTSSWRAADIITRDLWKPDDRDNMLNMILYGPTPSIKKGSNTGTGKSDFAYTLAEGGRRAYNGELEIATNNDTDPFKQVEKWSEAEEWMQETDGPKLLILDEAAQGLKHQDMSAGDVLGLAIRLMRKYNCHLVLISHTGKDIPKDIRRQVVYARKEDKKGAKLGNKLEEDPSGEMRIKNVEYELGRIPPTNIEYDSYDDKGEFEWDIDGEDEEKEVVDEKPQCQAETNSGSQCPNDAKHPSGDPLVCVNHRHKLDEIVENE
- the fer gene encoding ferredoxin Fer — encoded protein: MPTVEYLNYEVLDDHGWDMDDDDLFEQAADADLGDEDYGSLEVNQGEYILEAAEAQGYDWPFSCRAGACANCAAIVMEGDIDMDMQQILSDEEVEEKNVRLTCIGSPTADEVKIVYNAKHLDYLQNRVI
- a CDS encoding inorganic phosphate transporter, which codes for MVELLFAVGIAVAVFVGFNIGGSSTGVAFGPAVGSGTLSKLLAAGLMTGFALLGGWTVGREVVNTMGGQIVPQARFTLAASVAVLFFVGFALLISNLSGVPASTSMTAVGAIAGLGAASGSLNMEKMGEIISWWLIAPVVAFWLCAVVGRYFYPYLASNVDLEPDADGNVTTKQRVGQVMVVVIGCYMAFSAGASNVANAVAPLVGSGELGLEPGILLAGGAIGLGAFTIARRTLDTVGNDLTDLPLLAALIVEVVSASIITFLSAIGIPASLAVSATMAIVGLGWGRATRTTTLTEAAGKAVSGEAPEQVATKKSVSGALSADEPGGEVARIGEEEPDELQASDLFNPGTTARVISLWILTPSISAAASFLLFSVFPIYG
- a CDS encoding inorganic phosphate transporter, translated to MVEALLVVGLVVAAFVGFNIGGSSTGVAFGPAVGSDVVSKAGAAALMTVFALLGGLTVGRNVVDTMGGRIVPSSAFTLEASIAVLFFIGFALFLSNLVGVPASTSMTGVGAIAGLGLAQGNLDVDVMLTIVSYWVVAPVAAFWVSAVVGRYLYPALVERFAVGQTEGSLLVLDRSGAVPRPVFGPGTTRREFVGTALVVVIGCYMAFSAGASNVANAIAPLVGSGYVAMTPGILLAGAAIGVGAFTIARRTLDTMGNDLTQLPLLAALVVEVVSASIITALSAIGIPASFVVVATMSIVGLGWGRATRTVRLADTVEGQRPKRPQRPNVGALAADAEDESVPTVADPRPEGVEEGKTAEVPPMGDEDPEDLPATSDLFEPRETARVIAMQNIVPVLATVAAFLLFRFVPSL
- the hisA gene encoding 1-(5-phosphoribosyl)-5-[(5-phosphoribosylamino)methylideneamino]imidazole-4-carboxamide isomerase, encoding MFPEFEVVPAVDVQDGEVVQLVQGERGTEKTYGDPVAAAERWVDQGARTLHLVDLDGAFEGERANAPAIDAILDAVDVTVQLGGGIRTAEDAVDLLDRGVDRVILGTAAVENPDIVAEISEQYPDGVLVSLDAKEGEVVVSGWTEGTGLDPAEAAGRYEDLGAAGILFTDVDVEGRLDGVQTEPVRRLVEAVDIPVVASGGVATLDDVRALRGAGAAAVVVGSALYEGRFTLREAMAAVESS